DNA from Rubripirellula lacrimiformis:
ACCGGCCCCGCACCGGCACCCCTTTTGCCTGCCGATGTCGGCACCGTGTTCGGCAGCGAAATGTTTTATGGGCCCGCGTCCGAAATCGAAGACGCGATGCGATTGTGCATCAAGGAAGACGGCAGCTTTGACACCGCCAACTTTGGGGCCGCGGCGATGAAGCAGGTTTTGCCGCTTTGGATGCTGAAATATCTGCCGAATATGCCGGCCTGCCATGTCGGGATCGCTTTGGGAGCCCATGGGCCCAACAATACGCTGGTTCTGGGCGAAGTGTCCGGTCCGGCGGCAATGATCGAAGCGGTGGGCTGTTTGCGACGCGGCATCGCTCGCGTGATGATCGCCGGCGGCGTGGGTACACGAATCAACACCACTCGCATGAACTATCGCGGTGACCTGCCGATCGCGAATGTTTTTGATCCCGTTCATCTCAGTTCCCGTCCCTACGACCCCCAGTCGCGTGGGATCGTCGGTGGCGAGGCTGCCGCATCGATCGTGTTGGAAGATGCCGAATCGGCGGCCAGCCGCGGTGCACCAATCGTGGCCCGAATCGTGTCCTATGCGTCTAGGTTCGTGCCGTCCGGCGGAATGAATCTGGCAATGCGTTCGTCGACCAATTCGGAACCCAAAATTCGTGGTTCAGCCCAGGCGATTGAACTGGCGATCCGCGGCGCGTTGGAATCGGCCGGCCTGTCGGCCGCGGAAATCGGCTTGGTGGTCGGTCATGGAACTGGCGATCCGATCATGGATAAGGCTGAAACCGACGCGGTCAAAGCCGTTCTTGCGGACGTTCCATTGATGGCTCCCACGGGGGCGCTGGGCCACACCGGTGCCGCTTGTGGTGCGATCGGTGTCGTCACCGGGGCGCTGGTGATTTCCAAGGGAATGATTCCGCCGACCCTGGGGGCCGATTCGGACGGTACCGACCCGTCGGTGGTTCAATCTGCCCAAAAACTGCAGCAGGACTACGTTTTGTGCCTCTCGCACACGTCCGAAGGCAGCGCGGTCGCGATCATTTTAGGAAAATCCTAAGACCGACTCGGTAACCATTGCGAACTGGGCGGTAAATGCTAATACCCCCAGGAGATCGCGATGTCCGAGCCTGATCACTATCCAGCCCACGAAACTTCTCGCGCCGGCGTTTCGCCGGAAGAATTTTTCGTGCAGCAAATTGCCGAGCACCAGGATCGCCTGTTTGGGTATGTGTTTTCGCTGTTAGGTGACCACAACCGCGCCAGCGACGTGCTTCAGGAAACCAATTTGGTGCTGTGGCGGAAAAAGGCCCAGTTTCAAGCCGGCCAACCGTTCCTGCCCTGGGCATTTGCGATCGCACGGTTCCAGGTGCTCGCTCACGTCCGTGACCGCGGGCGGGATCGCTGCATTCTGGATGCGGAACTGGTCGAACAGTTGGCCGAGCAATCCGAAGCCAGTGCCGAACAATTGGATGGGGTTCGCCAAGCTTTGCGGCAATGCATCGCCAAGTTGCAACCGAATCACCAAGACATGATCCGCCGACGCTACTACCGCAGCGCATCGATCAACGAAATTGCCGAATCGTTGGAATTGGGAGTCAGTGCGGTCAAGGTTGGCCTGCTGAGAATCCGGCGACGGTTGGCCGAATGTGTGCAAACGCAAATGGCACAGGAGAAGTGAAAATGATGAACTCGAAAAACAATCCTGACATCGACGAACTGGAATCGTTGCTGTTCGACGCCGACAGTGGCGAATTGGACAGCCCAGGCGTTCTGCGTGCACGTGAAATTCTGAAATCCAGCGAAGCGGCCCGTCAATGGTTCGTCCATGACCGAGTGCTATCAGCCGCCATGTTTCTAGAAGGTTCGTCGGGACTAGGGGATGAAATCGACTTGCCGGATGATGCTCTTTCGCGAATCGATCCCGCATTCTCGGCCGCCGGTGAAGCCCAACCCAACGCTGCCAAACTGCCCGCCGACAAAGCGAAGTCTCGGATCCCATGGCGAATGCTATTGGCGATTGCAGCGACCGGGTTGTTGATGGTGTGGGTGGGGCGATGGTCGGTGTTGCCAAACGATGTGCAGGGTTCGTCCAACGGCAACAGCGATCTTGGTGGCCAGACTTCCATTGCCACCACCGGCACGCAGACAAACCAAAATTCATCGGCGTCTGATCGAAGTCCCGCGGATCATCGATTGGTTGCTAGTTCAAGTCCAAAACAGAGTGCCAATTCGCTTGGCCAAGGCGAGCCGACGTCGCAAGGGATTGCTTTGGTGACGCGGTTGGTCGATGCCCAGTGGCAAGATTCAGAGGACTCGTTTCGCGTCGGTGACGCGGTATCGCCAGGCCCGATGTCGTTGAAATCCGGGTTCGCCCAGATCGAGTTCTTCTGTGGTGCGACGGTCGTGCTAGAAGGCCCGGCCGAGTTGGAAATGTTATCGGCCACCCAGGCACGGTTTCGTCACGGGCGGTTGCGTGCTCAGGTGCCTCCCGCAGCACGCGGTTTTGAAATCTTGATGGACGAGATGAAAGTCGTTGATTTGGGGACCGAGTTTGGCATCTCGCTGTCGCCCGACCATGCGGATGTCCAAGTTTTTGACGGCGAGGTCGAAGTGCATCGGCCGGAGCACCAAATGAAATTGTTAGAAGCCGGGCAAAGCTTGTCGCGTCGCAGAGACGGGTCGGTGGGCGATTCGGTGACCGCACCAAATGACTTTATCGATATTGAAACCTTGGATGTTCAAGCCGAAAGCCAAACGACCATTCGGCGGGATCGTTGGCGAGCCTATTCGGAGAAATTGCGTCGTGATGATCGTGTGATTGCTTACTACGCGATCGACGATGGTCGTTCGTGGGCTCGCAAACTCCCCTGCAGCAACCTGCCGGCCAATCCAGACTTGGCCGGTGCGATTGTGGGTGCGGCGCATGTCGAAGGTCGATGGCCTGGGAAATCGGCGATCGAATTCAAACGCCCCGGCGATCGCGTGCGAGTCGACATTCCAGGCGAATTTGGTTCATTGACGATGGCCTGCTGGGTTAAAATTGACAGTCTGGACCGTTGGTACAACTCGTTGTTTTTGACCGACAACTACGAACGTGGAAAACCACACTGGCAGATTCTGGATACCGGCCAGTTGTTCTTCTCTGTCCGCGTCAGTGATGAAAACGTCCAGCAAGAACACCGCGAAGTGGTCTCGCCGCCCTTCTGGAAACCTTCGATGAGCGGCCAGTGGTTGCACCTAGCCACAACGCACGACGTCCACCTGCGTCGTACGACTCATTATCTGAATGGTGAAATGCTTAGCGAAGCCACCATTCCTAAGAAACAGTTAGTGGTACCTACTCGGATCGGGAAAGCGTCGATCGGAAACTGGTCGGTGCCGACTAAGCCAGATGCAAAGTTTGCGATTCGAAACTTGAATGGCAGCATTGACGAATTTGTCGTGTTTTCCGAAGCCCTGGCGGCGGACGAAATCCAGCAGATGTATGAAAACGGAAAGCCTTGAATGAGAAAATCAATGATCAAGTCTCGAAAGTTTGCGACCCGGCGTAGGGCGCGTTCCATCATCGGCGCCGTTTGCGTGGCAGTCGGTTTGGGCGGTGTCGCGATGACATCGATGGCTGAAACTCCAGCCAAGTCCGAGCCCAAACTGCATGCCGATGCGGACAAGCACTTCACGTTGAAGGTGTTGCCCCTGTTGAAGGAAAAATGCTTTGGGTGTCACGGCAGCGATCCCGACGACCTGAAGGGTGACTACGACGTTCGCACCCGCGAAGCAACCATGGTCGGTGGTGAATCCGGCGAGGTCGCCGTGGTCGAAGGTGATCCCGAAAACAGCATCCTGTATCAGGCTGTGATGTGGGATTCGTTGGAGATGCCGCCCAAGGAAAACGATCGGTTAACGGACGACCAAACTGAGATGGTGCGGCGTTGGATCATGGACGGTGCACCATGGCCGGACGCTGAGACGCAAGATTCCATCATGTTGGAAGAACGCAAAGTCGCCGTCAACGATGATGGCGTCTTGATTTCAACCAGCGGTGGATTGGCTGATCAGTGGACCTATCGGCGCTATGAACCGGAAGACATCTGGGGGTTCCAGCCTGTCCGCACTCAGTTCGATCAAGATACGATCGACGGCTTTGTCGACCAACAATTGCAGGCTGCACAGATTCGTGCCGCTGGGCAAGCCGAGCCGCGTCTGCTGGTGCGACGTGCCTACTTGGATCTGTTGGGGCTGCCACCAAGTCCGGATCAGACGGAACAGTTTTTGACCGCTTGGGAACAAGATTCGGATCAGGCTTGGGCCAATTTGATCGACCAATTGCTCGACAGCCCGCATTACGGTGAACGTTGGGCACAACATTGGTTGGACGTCGTTCGTTATGCCGATACCGGTGGCTTTTCGAACGATTATGAACGGTCCAACGCGTGGCGTTATCGCGACTATGTCATTCGTTCATTCAACGCCGATAAACCGTACAACGAATTTGTTCTGGAACAGATTGCTGGCGATGAACTTCGACCGGACGACCCCGAGGCCAGGATCGCCACAGGCTTTCTGCGAATGGGGCCGTGGGGCACCGCGATGATCCCACAAGACGAAGCCCGGCAGTTGTTCCGCGATGACGTGGTGCACAGCATTGGGCAGTCGTTTTTGTCGATGCCGATGCGTTGCTGTAAGTGTCACGACCATAAATTTGATCCGATCCCGACACAGGATTACTACCGCATGTATGCCGCCATTTCGGCGTCGCAACCGGCCGAAATCGAAGCGGAATTTTTGCCATCCGAGAATCAGGTTGGATTCGACGAGGGCAAGACGCTGGTCACTCGCTTGCACGAATTCGCCGACGGCGAACGTCAGGCGTTGATCGACAAGCAGGAAGCGGCAGCGAAGAAGTGGTACGACGAAAAAGGGTTGCCGTACAAGGACGAAAAGGCACGCAAGGACGATCCCGATGATCAGAAACCACCGCGTTACGCCGGATTGGACGAGTCCGAAAAGGGGCGTCTGAAAGTTCGTCAACAAGACGCTTGGATTTGGAAACGACGGTTCGAGCGATTCGACCCGATGACGCAAAGCGTTTTCAATGGTCCCGACTATTGGCTGGATGCAAAGAAGTTGCGTCAGCCCAAAAAGGTGGACCCGAAATGGCGTCCGGAATCGTTTATCCATACCGGTGGATCCCTGTCCGCCAAGGGCGCTGCGGTCACACCCGGCGTGTTAAGCGGATGTGGTGTCCCTGTGGAAGGGGCCCCCATCGATGATCCGTTCGCGCTGACCACCGATGTCGAAGGGCGACGTTTGGGGTTGGCGAAATGGATCGTCGATCCACGCAACCCGCTGACCGCTCGTTCCTTTGTGAACCGGTTGTGGCAGTATCACTTTGGACGTGGATTGGTCGGGACCCCCAATAACTTTGGCGTCAAAGGTTCCAAACCGACTCACCCCGAACTGTTGGATTGGTTGACTGGACAATTCGTCGATGGCGGTTGGAAGTCCAAGCCGATTCATCGCATGATCATGATGTCGGACGCATACAAGCGATCCACTTGGCATCCCGATCTGGAAGGTTTGGAATTGAAAGATCCGGCGAACGACTTGTTGGCCCGATTCACACCACGGCGGATGACTGCCGAGGAAATGCGAGACAGCATGTTGTCCGCTAGCGGCGAATTGAATCCGGAAATGGGTGGGTTGCCCATCATGCCGGAAATCAATCTGGAGGTTGCATTGCAGCCACGGATGATTCAGTTTTCGATTGCACCGGCCTACCAACCGTCGCAAACACCGCAGCAGCGAAACCGTCGAACGATCTATGCCTACCGAGTGCGAGGACAGGCGGATCCGTTCTTGGAAGTGCTGAACCAACCGAACCCGAACGAGTCCTGCGACCTGCGGGATGCGGCCGCTGTGTCGCCGCAAGCGTTCACGTTGATGAACAGCGAATTGATGACGGATCGAGCGATCGGTTTGGCGAAACGCCTGATGAAGGATGCCAATGACTTGCCTGGTCGTATCGAGCTGGCTTTTCAATTGACGATGGGACGCGAGCCCACCGCCAACGAGCAAACGAACTTGCAAAGTTATGTTCGTGACATGGTGACTTACCACCAAAATCACGAACCCGGCGACGTCAGCTATCCGACCAAGGTGGTTCGTTCGTTGGTCGAGGAATTTTCGGGTGAACCGTTCGAGATTGACGAACTGCTGCCCAATTTTGAAAACTATTCGCCCGATTCCAAGCCGGCAACGGTGTCCGAGGAAACGCGAGCACTTGCCGACGCTTGTCTGCTTTTGTTCAACGCGAATGAGTTCGTCTACATCTACTAACGATCACCGTTTGCCAGTGCAAACCACTCACGAGAATATCAATCATGCACCGAATACCACGATTGCCACGTCGCGACTTTTTGTACGGTCTGGGATCATCGCTGGGGGCGCTAGCGCTGACCGATCTGATGGCGGGCGACTCCTTGGCTGCTGCGGCTGCGAAGGCAGGACCGTTGTCGCCGAAACCACCGATGCATCCGGCCAAAGCAAAAGCCGTCATCATGTTGTTCATGGAAGGTGGCCCCAGCCAAACCGATACCTTTGACCCGAAACCCGAACTGGACCGACTGCACCTGTCGGAATCGAAGCGGACCGAAGGATTGGCCGGCGGTAAACGGTTCTATGTGGGAAGCCCGTTCAAGAGTCGCAAGGTCGGCCAATCAGGACTGGACATGTGCGACCGGTTTGTCCATCTGGCCGAAGCCGAAGTCGCAGACGAACTTTGCGTCTACCGCGGCTGTCAGGCAGAATCGCTGAACCACCCCGAAGCCCTGTTGCACATGAACACGGGTAGCAGGCTGGGCGCGGATCCGGCGGTGGGTTCCTGGATGACTTATGGGTTGGGCAGCGAGAACCAGAATTTGCCCGGCTACGTTGTGATGACCGAATTGGCGTTGCCACAAGCTGGATCGACAAACTGGTCCAACGGTTTCCTGCCAGCGTATTTCCAGGGAACGCGATTGCGAACCGAAGGGTCGCCCATTCTGGACCTGCGACCCGCCGGTCACATCACCCCGGATCACCAACGTCGTGCTTTGGACGAATTGGCGCGGCTGAATGCGGATCACCTGAAACGACATGCGGAACATGCCGATTTGGCGGCCAGGATGGAAAGCTATGAATTAGCGTTCCGTATGCAAGCCGAAGTGCCCGGGATCGTCGATCTGGCCAGCGAATCGGAGCAGACTCGCGAAATGTATGGCTTGAACCGTAGTGAAACGGCGACCTTTGGACGCCAATGTCTGATGGCCCGACGATTGGTCGAACAGGGTGTCCGGTTCGTCCAGATTTTCTCTGGCGGTTGGGATAGCCACGATTATCTAGAACGCGGCCACTCGTCGCGGATTGCCAGCGTCGATCAACCGATCGCCGCCTTGATCAAAGACCTGAAACGCCGTGGCATGCTGGACGAAACCCTGGTGGTTTGGACCGGCGAATTCGGACGCACGCCCGATAATAACTATCGCGGTGGGGTGACTTCCCTAGGCCGTGACCACAACGTCGATGCGATGACGATGTGGCTGGCCGGCGGCGGAACCAAACGCGGGTCGATCGTCGGTGCGACCGACGAAATCGGTGCGAAGGCGGTCGAATGTGTGCACCCGATTCGGGACCTGCACGTCACACTGCTGCATTTGATGGGGCTGGACGACAATAAATTGACGTACTTCCATGGGGGGCGTTACAAGCAATTGTCACAGTTCGGCGGCGAGTTGATCAAGGAACTGATTGCCTAGTGGCACGTCCCGGCCGATCGCCATCTTCGCTAGGATACCTTCGGTTAGAAAGGAACATGATCCTGCAACGAACTTGGTGGTGTGATGGCTTGGGAACTTTCGGAATTCGGTCAACGTCTGGGACTCGGTAGCGGTATCGGCGAACTGATGGACGACCTTGGGCACGCCATCGCCAAAGGCGGTGATCGTGTTTGCATGTTGGGCGGCGGCCAGCCGGCGCATATCCCACAGGTCGAAGAAGTTTGGCGACGCCGCATCCAGGAAATTGCGGATCAGCCTGGGGCCTTGGAGCATGCCCTGGGAAATTACGAACCGCCCGCCGGGAACCCCGGCTTTCGTGAAGCGATCGCCGGTTTGTTTCGCCGCCAATTCGGTTGGGATATCTCGTCCGAAAATGTTGCGGTCACCCCCGGCGGGCAGACCGCGTTCTTTCTTTTGCTGAACGCATTGGCCGGACGCTTCGCCGATGGCCGACACAAAAAGGTGTTGCTGCCGTTGGTGCCCGAGTACATCGGGTACGCCAACCAATCCGTTGCCGACGATCTGTTTGTCGCGGTGCGTCCGCTGATCGACCGACTGGGGAAACATCGATTCAAGTATCGAGTCGATTTTGATCGGCTGGTTGTGACCGATGACATTGCAGCGATTTGTGTGTCGCGGCCCACCAATCCCAGCGGCAATGTGTTGACGGATGACGAAATCGATCGGTTGGCAAAGATCGCCAATCAACATCAGATCCCGTTGATCATTGATGGTGCCTACGGTGCCCCTTTCCCGAACGTGATTTTCACGGACGCCGCACCGGTTTGGAACAAGGATCTGATTCTGACTCTAAGTCTGTCAAAGATCGGGCTGCCCGGCACTCGCACCGGGATCGTGATTGCACAGAACGACTTGATTCGTTCGATCGCATCGATGACTTCGATCGTGGGGCTGGCCAACACCAACGTGGGGCAGTCGATTGTGACCCCGTTGGTCGAAAGTGGCGAAATCTTGGATGTGTCGAACAACATCGTTCGGCCGTTCTATCAGCAGAAATCGATCGAAGCACTGCAGATGGTGGATGATCTGTTTGACGATGCGATCCCCTATCGCGTCCACCAAAGTGAGGGGGCGCTCTTTCTATGGATCTGGTTTGAAGATTTGCCGATCACATCGACCCAACTTTATCAGCGGTTGAAGCTTCGGGATGTGCTGGTCGTGCCCGGGAACCACTTTTTCTTCGGCGATGATGATCCGTCGTGGGCGCACCGCAATCAGTGCATTCGGGTGACCTTCACGATGCCCAAGGCGATCGTCCATCGCGGTCTGCAAGCCATCGCCGAAGAAGTTCGGACAGCCTATCAAGGCGAACCCGCAGCCATGGAAGACTAAGAGTGCGATCGGTGGATGCGGCGGCGTGGATCGACGGATCAGACCAGGTATAATGCCTGCAGATCTCGGTTCCCGTCCTTTCCGCATCCTACCGTTCCAGGCTGTCTTGATGACCAATCCTCCGTTACCCAAGAATCAGAACAAGTCCTCTGTCATCAGCCGTCGCGGTTTGATGACTGCCGCTGCGGCCGCCACCGGCGCCGTTGCCACCGGTGCGGTCGCCAATGCCCAGGAAGCCAAGCAGGCTGCCGCCGGCGCCGTCGATGCCAAACAGGGGCGGCTGAACCAATCGGTTTGTAAATGGTGCTTTCCGAAGATGTCGCTAGAGGATCTGGCCAAAGAAGCAGCCGCGATGGGAATGGTCGGGATCGATTTGCTAGATCCACCCGATTTTCCAACATTGAAAAAGCATGGGTTGGTCTGCACCATGGTCCAGTCCCATCCGCTGTCCGATGGACTGTGTGACACCCAATTTCACGACATGTGCATTGAAAAAATCAACGCTGCCGTGGAAGCCACATCCGCAGAGGGGTGGAAGAACGTCATCGTGTTCAGCGGCAACGCACGCGGGATCGACCGCGAAAAGGGTATGAAAAACTGCGTTGACGCGCTTCGCAAGGTGGTTCCGGTGGCCGAAAAGGCGGGCGTGACCCTGCAAATGGAACTGCTCAACAGCAAGGTGAACCACGCCGATTACATGTGCGACAACAGCCAGTGGGGCGTCGAATTGGTCAAACGGGTCGGCAGCGATCATTTCAAGTTGTTGTATGACATCTACCACATGCAAATCATGGAAGGTGACATCATTCGTACGATTCAACAGAATCACCAGTACTACGGTCACTACCATACCGCCGGCAATCCTGGTCGCCACGAATTGGACGATACGCAAGAACTGCTGTATCCACCGATCGCGAAAGCCATCGCCGACACGGGATACCAAGGCTATTTCGCGCACGAATTTTTGCCTGTGCGTGATCCGATCGCGGGACTCCGCGACGCGGTCGCTCAGTGCATCGTCTAGAAACCACCAAGTGGGCACCACGCACGCACCACGCGGGGGAGTCCTGTCACCATGGCAACGTTACGGATGCGATGGACGTTCTTGGTCGGGGCCGTTGTGATCGAAGGCACCAGGGGCGGCCCAGGTTGGATCCGTTTGGCGACCGATTCATGTTTTGAGTCCTAGGTAAGTTGCAATCGCCAGTTACTTGTGGTTGAATCGGAGTTAGGCGAGCACCTTTTGCTTGCTTCCGTTGCCGAGGTGCGAGAGAACCATGCACCATCGGCCCGTGGTCGTTTAGGAGTTGACGATTGATGATGCTCGAGGGAGTGAGCTTGCCCTATTCCCACGAAATGAAATCAAGATGAGCGCCAACCGAAATATCACTCGAATCCAGCGTCTAACCACCGGCGGGTATTTGGTCCGCGTCACGCGAAAAGGCAAGATGCATTCGGACTACTTTTCTGATGTCGACTACGGCGGGAAACGAAAAGCTCTGTTGGCAGCCCGAGAATTCCGAGACCAATTGGAATCGAAACTGAAGGGCTACACGTCCAAGCAAATCGCCAAGAAAGAACGCGCCAATAACACTTCTGGGGTGGTCGGCGTCCGCTATGTGGAAGAACTCGATCCACGTTGGGAATCACAGCCCGTCTACGGCTATTGGGTAGCCCAGTGGAGTCCCTCGAAAGGGGTTCGCAAGACCGCCCGTTTCTCGGTCGAAAAATATGGCGACGACGAGGCTCTGCGCCTGGCCATCAAGGCCCGCAACAAGGGCGTCGCATCGATGGAATCCTAGTCGTCGCTTGGGGCGTAGGATCAAGGGGAAGATTCCGATCGTCAAGTCGGTTCCGGCGAAGTTACCCGCGGTGTGTCAGGCGGCGTCTACGGGGGGCCGGAAACGGATCGTGGTCGCTTCGCGTTCGCTAGCCGACGCGTCGTTTCTGGCTGTGACGCTGTCGGGGTCGGGCGAACCCATCCACTGGGGATCGCCTTGGCTGTACAGCACCGTCGCCGGTTCGGTGGGGTCTTCTTGGCACTGCAGCGCGTGATAGATCAAGGACGATGCCGTTCGGGTCGCAAACGCTTTTTTGCTCGTCGGCTGGATCACGATTCGCAGCGATTGGCGAGCACGAGTCATGGCGACGTACAGCAGGCAGAGCGCTTCGGTCATGGCACCCTCGGCTTGGCGACCAAACGCGCGTTGCCAAGTCGCCGGCAAAAAGTGCCAGGACGCGCTGCCGATGTAACGCGACAATCCCTTCGGTGGCGAACTGGGGGTGTCGATGTCCGGCACGCAACCGCCGCGGGCGCGAGTCAACGCGCCATCGAGTTCCGGCAGGATCACGGCATCAAATTCCAGTCCTTTGGATTGGTGAACCGTCATCACGCGGACCGGCGCCGCTTGCGGACGTTCGACTCGTTTCTCGCGAACCATCCGGACAAAGTCACGCAGCCGCGGCGCGGGGTTCTGCTGATACCCGAGTGCCAGACTGGTCAGTTGTTTCAATCGTAGTGTTTCGCGAGCATCACATAGTGGCGCCAATTGGCCCGCCAGGAATTCAATCGTTTCCGGGATTCCTCGGTCATCACACATCGCACGCACGAAGTCCGCGCCAAAACCGGGCACCTTGGCCAACGGGGTTGCCGAAATGTGGAACGCCCATCGTCCATCGCCGGGATGTTCCGCCATCATGAGCGCCGACAGCACCATTTCGACGGCTGCCGAATCGGTCAGCGGGTTTCCACCCTCTTGGCTGACATCGACGTCCATTTGTTCCAACAGGTAGATCAGCTGGGCGACACCACGATTGGTGCGAGTCAGGATGCCGATCGATCGGTCCGGGTTGGCGGCATTGATCTCGGCAGCGATGCGGGCTGCGTCTTCGAAACACGCCCGTTGGCGAGCTGCCGAATCACCGTTTTCAACTGCGCTGCAGGTTTCCAGTTGAAAGTGGCCTGGCAGATCCGATTTGGCGGTCGAGTGAACTGGGAATCGCCGTGCGAAGTCACGCACTGCGACCGCTTCGTACATCGCTTTGTCAGTCGGGTCGCGGGAATCTGCGGCGTCACAGATCGAATGACGCCCCAGGTTTTTGAATGTTTCGTTGACGGCGTCGACAACAACGGGGCTGCTGCGAAAACTGGTGTTCTGTTCGACCTCGGTGATCCCCGGGACCTCGTCGGCGACCGCATCAAAGATCTCGGCCACACCACCACGCCACCCGTAAATGGCTTGCTTGGTATCGCCGACACAAAAGAACGACTTGGGGACGGTTCGTTCTTCGTCACCGGAATGGTTCTCACGCGGTGATTCCACCGCGGCACAGCGCATCGCCATCGGTCGCAGTACACTCCACT
Protein-coding regions in this window:
- a CDS encoding LamG-like jellyroll fold domain-containing protein, with the protein product MMNSKNNPDIDELESLLFDADSGELDSPGVLRAREILKSSEAARQWFVHDRVLSAAMFLEGSSGLGDEIDLPDDALSRIDPAFSAAGEAQPNAAKLPADKAKSRIPWRMLLAIAATGLLMVWVGRWSVLPNDVQGSSNGNSDLGGQTSIATTGTQTNQNSSASDRSPADHRLVASSSPKQSANSLGQGEPTSQGIALVTRLVDAQWQDSEDSFRVGDAVSPGPMSLKSGFAQIEFFCGATVVLEGPAELEMLSATQARFRHGRLRAQVPPAARGFEILMDEMKVVDLGTEFGISLSPDHADVQVFDGEVEVHRPEHQMKLLEAGQSLSRRRDGSVGDSVTAPNDFIDIETLDVQAESQTTIRRDRWRAYSEKLRRDDRVIAYYAIDDGRSWARKLPCSNLPANPDLAGAIVGAAHVEGRWPGKSAIEFKRPGDRVRVDIPGEFGSLTMACWVKIDSLDRWYNSLFLTDNYERGKPHWQILDTGQLFFSVRVSDENVQQEHREVVSPPFWKPSMSGQWLHLATTHDVHLRRTTHYLNGEMLSEATIPKKQLVVPTRIGKASIGNWSVPTKPDAKFAIRNLNGSIDEFVVFSEALAADEIQQMYENGKP
- a CDS encoding beta-ketoacyl-[acyl-carrier-protein] synthase family protein, encoding MPQSTVVITGVGVVSSIGIGGDAYFDALMAKKSGITSLADRTDEGAKPPPSDPDGQFAAQPAGLWIGGPIVDFDPKQYVRPRKALKVMCREIQTSFAASQIAVDHAGLADVFPVSPQPEPNRAEPNQPVPNQTVPNQTGQIASAEPATDDAAAAGLRTGPAPAPLLPADVGTVFGSEMFYGPASEIEDAMRLCIKEDGSFDTANFGAAAMKQVLPLWMLKYLPNMPACHVGIALGAHGPNNTLVLGEVSGPAAMIEAVGCLRRGIARVMIAGGVGTRINTTRMNYRGDLPIANVFDPVHLSSRPYDPQSRGIVGGEAAASIVLEDAESAASRGAPIVARIVSYASRFVPSGGMNLAMRSSTNSEPKIRGSAQAIELAIRGALESAGLSAAEIGLVVGHGTGDPIMDKAETDAVKAVLADVPLMAPTGALGHTGAACGAIGVVTGALVISKGMIPPTLGADSDGTDPSVVQSAQKLQQDYVLCLSHTSEGSAVAIILGKS
- a CDS encoding PSD1 and planctomycete cytochrome C domain-containing protein: MIKSRKFATRRRARSIIGAVCVAVGLGGVAMTSMAETPAKSEPKLHADADKHFTLKVLPLLKEKCFGCHGSDPDDLKGDYDVRTREATMVGGESGEVAVVEGDPENSILYQAVMWDSLEMPPKENDRLTDDQTEMVRRWIMDGAPWPDAETQDSIMLEERKVAVNDDGVLISTSGGLADQWTYRRYEPEDIWGFQPVRTQFDQDTIDGFVDQQLQAAQIRAAGQAEPRLLVRRAYLDLLGLPPSPDQTEQFLTAWEQDSDQAWANLIDQLLDSPHYGERWAQHWLDVVRYADTGGFSNDYERSNAWRYRDYVIRSFNADKPYNEFVLEQIAGDELRPDDPEARIATGFLRMGPWGTAMIPQDEARQLFRDDVVHSIGQSFLSMPMRCCKCHDHKFDPIPTQDYYRMYAAISASQPAEIEAEFLPSENQVGFDEGKTLVTRLHEFADGERQALIDKQEAAAKKWYDEKGLPYKDEKARKDDPDDQKPPRYAGLDESEKGRLKVRQQDAWIWKRRFERFDPMTQSVFNGPDYWLDAKKLRQPKKVDPKWRPESFIHTGGSLSAKGAAVTPGVLSGCGVPVEGAPIDDPFALTTDVEGRRLGLAKWIVDPRNPLTARSFVNRLWQYHFGRGLVGTPNNFGVKGSKPTHPELLDWLTGQFVDGGWKSKPIHRMIMMSDAYKRSTWHPDLEGLELKDPANDLLARFTPRRMTAEEMRDSMLSASGELNPEMGGLPIMPEINLEVALQPRMIQFSIAPAYQPSQTPQQRNRRTIYAYRVRGQADPFLEVLNQPNPNESCDLRDAAAVSPQAFTLMNSELMTDRAIGLAKRLMKDANDLPGRIELAFQLTMGREPTANEQTNLQSYVRDMVTYHQNHEPGDVSYPTKVVRSLVEEFSGEPFEIDELLPNFENYSPDSKPATVSEETRALADACLLLFNANEFVYIY
- a CDS encoding valine--pyruvate transaminase; the protein is MAWELSEFGQRLGLGSGIGELMDDLGHAIAKGGDRVCMLGGGQPAHIPQVEEVWRRRIQEIADQPGALEHALGNYEPPAGNPGFREAIAGLFRRQFGWDISSENVAVTPGGQTAFFLLLNALAGRFADGRHKKVLLPLVPEYIGYANQSVADDLFVAVRPLIDRLGKHRFKYRVDFDRLVVTDDIAAICVSRPTNPSGNVLTDDEIDRLAKIANQHQIPLIIDGAYGAPFPNVIFTDAAPVWNKDLILTLSLSKIGLPGTRTGIVIAQNDLIRSIASMTSIVGLANTNVGQSIVTPLVESGEILDVSNNIVRPFYQQKSIEALQMVDDLFDDAIPYRVHQSEGALFLWIWFEDLPITSTQLYQRLKLRDVLVVPGNHFFFGDDDPSWAHRNQCIRVTFTMPKAIVHRGLQAIAEEVRTAYQGEPAAMED
- a CDS encoding DUF1501 domain-containing protein; the encoded protein is MHRIPRLPRRDFLYGLGSSLGALALTDLMAGDSLAAAAAKAGPLSPKPPMHPAKAKAVIMLFMEGGPSQTDTFDPKPELDRLHLSESKRTEGLAGGKRFYVGSPFKSRKVGQSGLDMCDRFVHLAEAEVADELCVYRGCQAESLNHPEALLHMNTGSRLGADPAVGSWMTYGLGSENQNLPGYVVMTELALPQAGSTNWSNGFLPAYFQGTRLRTEGSPILDLRPAGHITPDHQRRALDELARLNADHLKRHAEHADLAARMESYELAFRMQAEVPGIVDLASESEQTREMYGLNRSETATFGRQCLMARRLVEQGVRFVQIFSGGWDSHDYLERGHSSRIASVDQPIAALIKDLKRRGMLDETLVVWTGEFGRTPDNNYRGGVTSLGRDHNVDAMTMWLAGGGTKRGSIVGATDEIGAKAVECVHPIRDLHVTLLHLMGLDDNKLTYFHGGRYKQLSQFGGELIKELIA
- a CDS encoding sigma-70 family RNA polymerase sigma factor, with the translated sequence MSEPDHYPAHETSRAGVSPEEFFVQQIAEHQDRLFGYVFSLLGDHNRASDVLQETNLVLWRKKAQFQAGQPFLPWAFAIARFQVLAHVRDRGRDRCILDAELVEQLAEQSEASAEQLDGVRQALRQCIAKLQPNHQDMIRRRYYRSASINEIAESLELGVSAVKVGLLRIRRRLAECVQTQMAQEK